Below is a genomic region from Pseudomonadota bacterium.
AACTTCTTGGTTCGCGTCGTTCACATCGTGTTCACGGAACGTTCACACCGCGGCCCTCCGCTCGTCTCCCGGTGGGAGCGCGCGGAGGATCTGCTGGGCAAGGATCGCATAGATCGGCACGTGCAGCAGCTGCACGCCGAACGCCTTGGCTGTCGCGATCGCAAACGGGACGCCCGTGAGATACTGCTGATAGAGCGGGATGATGGCGCACTTCGTCAGCACCTGTCCGACGAGCATCGATGCCATCAGGGAAGGGAGACGAGGCACCCAGGTCTCGCGCATCCCCCTCAGCATCAACGCGGGAACCGCGGCCGTGAGCATGGCGGTGCACGTGTACACGGGATCGTAGGAGCCGTGGGGCGCGAGCTGGGCCCCGACGAGATCGGAGATGGCCCCCACCCAGGCGCCAGACACGGGACCGATCACGAGTCCGCTCATCACCAGGGGAAAGCCGCCCAGGTTGAGTCCGCTGATCGGGGGGGTGAGGAATCGTCGTACCACCACGGCGAGGGCCGCAAAGACTGCGATCTGTGCAACACGACGCGCGTCTGCGCGTCGGCCGGGAACGTGCTCTTGTGCTGCGGGCATGGGCACAGGATAGGGCCGCGCCTTCCCGATGTCAACCCCACGCACCGGTCGTCGTGCGCTCTCGTGACCGCGGGAACGGGGGCTTGGAAGGCTCCTGGTGCATCAAGCGCGAACTTGAAGGGCCGGTCACCGTCGCGAGCCCAGCTGCCCTCCGTCGCTCCCTGCGATTCGTCTCAGAGCGGTCCGGGCGGTCGAACAGCCCCCTCGCCCCGCGTGATCTGAGTCATTGAACCTGAGGAGAGCGCATTGAGCGAAGCCGACGGCGCGCAGCACGATTCCCCCGTCACGAAGCCCGCGCCCCCCGCGCGCGACCCGTCGGCTGGCGCGGTTCGCGTCGCCCCTCCGGAGCCCTATCGCTGCCGTGTCCGCATGAAGTTCACCAAGCAGGGGGCCGTGCGCTTTCTCTCTCATCTCGACCTCTTGAAGTGCGTCGA
It encodes:
- a CDS encoding folate family ECF transporter S component; the encoded protein is MRGVDIGKARPYPVPMPAAQEHVPGRRADARRVAQIAVFAALAVVVRRFLTPPISGLNLGGFPLVMSGLVIGPVSGAWVGAISDLVGAQLAPHGSYDPVYTCTAMLTAAVPALMLRGMRETWVPRLPSLMASMLVGQVLTKCAIIPLYQQYLTGVPFAIATAKAFGVQLLHVPIYAILAQQILRALPPGDERRAAV